TCTGGGTGCTCAATGGCTTCTCCAATTTTATTCTGCGCCAGGTGGGCATCACGCCCATGCACGGCTCTGAGGTGCACACCGCCGAGGAACTGCGCCTGTTATTTGAACAGAGCGCCGAGGGCGGCCACATTGGCGGCAGCCAGCAGGAACTGATTGAGAACGTGTTTGAGTTCAACGAGCGCATGGTCAAGCAGATCATGGTGCCCCGCACCAAATTGGTTGCCCTGGACCTGGAATCTACCGAGGATGAAATATTCAGTGTGGTTTTCAACGAAGGCTACACCCGCATGCCCGTGTACCGCGACACCATTGACAACATTGTGGGCATTCTCTATGTGAAGGACCTTTTAGTGGTCTTGCGTGCCGGCGAGCAGGTAAGCCTTGAGAAACTCATGCGCCAGCCCTATTTTGTGCCGGAGACCAAGCGCATCAGCCGCCTGCTCAAAGATTTCCAGCGTAACCGCATGCACATTGCCGTGGTCTCAGATGAATTTGGCGGCACGTCTGGCATTGTCACCATTGAAGACATCATGGAAGAACTGGTGGGCGAAATTCAGGACGAATATGATGAGGAGATTCCTATTGTGGAGAAACTGGGCGACTTTGAATTCAAGGTAAGCTCGGGTGCCTCTATCCAGGATGCCAACGACTTCCTGCCCTACCCTTTGCCGGAGGGCGAAGACTACGAGACCGTGGGCGGTTACCTCAACATGATCTACGGCCGCATCCCAGAGATTGGCGACACGGTCATCCATGGCGTGTATGAACTCAAAGTGCTGGAGAAAACCGACCGCAACGTGGAAACCGTGCTGTTGACCGTAACAGAAGACAAGCGCGACAATCTGCTGTAGGCACTCCGGTTTCAGGATGCACCTTTCCTGCAGGTAAATTGATTCAAACGGCAAACAACGGCTTCTCTAACGTTCCGTTTTCGGGCTCATTTCTGGAAACGGAGCCAAAAACAGAAATTCCCTGGGCCCGGCAAAGGGGTCTCTGGGCACGGTTCGGTTGGGTCATGGCCAGGACTACAATTGTTAAATGGCAGCATTCTTTTGCTCTAGTGTAACATAAGGCGGCAATCAGTACGTA
This region of Rufibacter sp. LB8 genomic DNA includes:
- a CDS encoding hemolysin family protein, with the protein product MILNIFLTLLLVALNGFFVAAEFALVKVRASQIELRAQAGNQLAKIAHHMIGHLDAYLSATQLGITLASLGLGWIGEGVVSEIIIEIMNSFGFQGGAELAHKIALPISFAVITVLHIVFGELAPKSLAIQRPESTTLAIAIPLRIVYYVLLPFIWVLNGFSNFILRQVGITPMHGSEVHTAEELRLLFEQSAEGGHIGGSQQELIENVFEFNERMVKQIMVPRTKLVALDLESTEDEIFSVVFNEGYTRMPVYRDTIDNIVGILYVKDLLVVLRAGEQVSLEKLMRQPYFVPETKRISRLLKDFQRNRMHIAVVSDEFGGTSGIVTIEDIMEELVGEIQDEYDEEIPIVEKLGDFEFKVSSGASIQDANDFLPYPLPEGEDYETVGGYLNMIYGRIPEIGDTVIHGVYELKVLEKTDRNVETVLLTVTEDKRDNLL